The window ACGGAGAAGAGGACCAGCAGAAAAGTCATTGTGATCAAGTTTTTCATCTTGAATTGATCGTAATCCAGAAATGCCGAAGATGCAAGCCTGCCGCCCCGGATTGTTGTCAGGATAAAAAACTTGCAAAATCCAAGGGTTTCGCTAACAATGAGGCTGCGGTTTTAATCATGACGTCGGCACGGGGGTTCGATGTTGGGCTCCCTTTGCGGGCGGCAATAACATTCGGAGGTCATCTTTTTATGTTCCATCATGGGAAAAAGGGTTTTACCCTCATCGAACTGCTGGTGGTGATCGCCATCATCGGCATCTTGGCGGCAATCCTACTGCCGGCCCTTGCCAGGGCGCGCGAGGCGGCGCGGCGTTCGTCCTGCCAGAACAACCTCAAGCAGATGGGCGTCATTTTCAACATGTATGCGAGTGAGTCCAAGGACATGTTCCCGCCCATGAAAATCTTCAACTGCAACGGCACGGACCTTGCCAACCGCGACCATTGGGCCAGGGACGCCTCCTTTGACGGGCCGATGCTTTATCCGGAATACCTCACGGATGTGAACATTCTGGTGTGCCCCTCGGACAGTGACGCGGAAACGGTGCGCCAGGGGTATCATGTGGACGGCGACCTGTCCAAACCTGTGCGGCCCTGCGCGCTGGCCCGTGGCAGCTACTATTACCTCGGTTGGGCCTTCAGCGTGCAGAATCTGGTGATTCCGGGCGTGCCCATTCCCCAGGACATCAGCAATCTCAACGAAAGCAACTTCACCCAACTGCTCAGTTTCATCACGCCTGCGGTGATTAATTATGCCGTTCCCATTATCGTCGGGCAGGGCGGGGACATCACGCCTGACCAGAAGATGAAGGATTTCGGGCCAGTCCCGCGCCTGCGCAACGGCATTGAACGCTTCCTCATCACGGACATCAACAATCCCGGCGCGTCGGCCAAGGCGGCCAGCATGCTGGCCATTATGTGGGACGAGACCGCCGTGTATGGCGGGGCGAGCACCTACAACCATGTGCCCGGCGGCGGCAATGTGCTGTATATGGACGGCCATTCC of the Candidatus Hydrogenedentota bacterium genome contains:
- a CDS encoding DUF1559 domain-containing protein; its protein translation is MFHHGKKGFTLIELLVVIAIIGILAAILLPALARAREAARRSSCQNNLKQMGVIFNMYASESKDMFPPMKIFNCNGTDLANRDHWARDASFDGPMLYPEYLTDVNILVCPSDSDAETVRQGYHVDGDLSKPVRPCALARGSYYYLGWAFSVQNLVIPGVPIPQDISNLNESNFTQLLSFITPAVINYAVPIIVGQGGDITPDQKMKDFGPVPRLRNGIERFLITDINNPGASAKAASMLAIMWDETAVYGGASTYNHVPGGGNVLYMDGHSEFLRFPSEFPIDKLGMYLSFIF